In Paenibacillus sp. FSL M7-0420, a single genomic region encodes these proteins:
- a CDS encoding cellobiose phosphorylase — translation MSRYTFDSGKFVIEQFHEGKPFASFLPGLAGLKGIPMWTFYVNRGQGISSFGVRDKNSPIMEFSPANISYKNVTSTGFRTFIKLKGAAEIYEPFQSARPDPAAKRIMTILPNGLTIEESHAGHGLKTTVHYFNLPGDDYAALVRQVEIQNTGGAELELELLDGLPEVLPFGVENSNYKEMGNLLRSWMDVFNLEHGIPFYKLRSGTNDDAEIGKIESGHFYLSSTAEGELLRPLVDYEVIFGGNTSLTYPDRFAALPLAELLAQAQYPVNKVPCGFSGTARTLAPGASLKLNTIIGHVNDIARINERTAELCRAEYFAAKSLEAAALTEELTADIATRTSSPIFDAYCRQSYLDNFLRGGYPFIFDNGEEGFVVHLYSRKHGDMERDYNFFSLAPEYYSQGNGNFRDMNQNRRNDVFFHPKVGSFNIKMFYSLIQADGYNPLSVQGTSFEILPGAEEQLKAWLDGALAEQHAGLTQLLAGRFTAGSLINYIADQQIVLTLSEQEFLSGVLALSQQNIEAAFGEGFWSDHWTYNLDLVEGYLDIYPERLGELLFGDETYAFYDSPAYVLPRSEKYVISGGKVRQFGALLEDEEKLHKLKRKASGTEWLRTQGGHGEIYRTSLFVKMLSLALNKFATLDPYGMGVEMEANKPGWNDAMNGLPGLIGSGMSETLELKRMLVFMSEALENCAELPSAVALPSEIAALLTQVGQAVTEVLDGSLDPFLYWDRIASAREAYRADIRFGITGETTDYSVAEIRDMLARCIIKVDQGIARAVEMGGGLVPTYFRFEATRFRPVTDAAGALVISGYGLPKAVVEEFEASALPYFLEGPTRWLKTLDDLETAKDIYSRVKQSGLFDPVTSMYRTSVSLEEEGHEIGRIRAFTAGWQERESNFLHMSYKYLLELLKAGLYEEFYSELRTSLIPFLDPEVYGRSTLENSSFISTGGNPDPNTHGRGFVARLSGSTAEFLSMWRTMMAGSSLFAIENGELTLALHPALPGWLFDEQGEVSFKLLGSTEVTYVNPHHADTFGDSKAVIQTLALTFRDGMERVITGGLLRGADAEALRRGEIAAIRAEME, via the coding sequence ATGAGCCGTTATACTTTTGACTCAGGAAAATTTGTGATCGAGCAGTTCCACGAAGGCAAGCCGTTTGCCAGCTTCCTGCCCGGCCTGGCCGGACTGAAGGGGATACCGATGTGGACGTTCTATGTGAACCGCGGCCAAGGGATCAGCAGCTTCGGCGTACGGGACAAAAACTCGCCGATTATGGAGTTCTCTCCAGCCAATATTTCCTACAAGAACGTAACATCGACCGGCTTCCGTACCTTCATCAAGCTGAAGGGAGCAGCAGAGATCTATGAACCGTTCCAGTCAGCCCGCCCGGACCCGGCAGCCAAGCGGATCATGACCATTCTGCCGAACGGACTGACCATTGAGGAATCGCATGCCGGACATGGACTGAAGACTACGGTCCACTATTTCAACCTTCCGGGGGATGATTATGCCGCGCTGGTCCGCCAGGTGGAGATTCAGAATACCGGCGGGGCTGAGCTTGAGCTGGAACTGCTGGACGGTCTGCCGGAGGTGCTTCCATTCGGGGTAGAGAACAGCAACTATAAGGAGATGGGGAACCTGCTCCGCAGCTGGATGGATGTGTTCAACCTGGAGCACGGGATTCCGTTCTACAAGCTGCGCTCCGGCACGAATGACGATGCCGAAATCGGCAAGATCGAGAGCGGGCATTTCTATCTCTCCTCCACGGCGGAAGGGGAATTGCTCCGTCCGCTGGTAGACTATGAGGTGATTTTTGGCGGGAATACTTCACTGACCTACCCCGACCGCTTCGCGGCGCTTCCGCTGGCCGAGCTGCTGGCACAGGCGCAGTATCCGGTCAACAAGGTGCCGTGCGGCTTCAGCGGCACAGCCCGCACGCTGGCCCCGGGGGCTTCGCTGAAGCTGAACACCATCATCGGGCATGTGAATGATATTGCCCGGATTAATGAACGGACGGCGGAGTTGTGCCGTGCGGAGTATTTTGCCGCCAAGTCCCTTGAAGCTGCCGCGCTTACCGAGGAGTTAACTGCGGATATCGCCACCCGGACGTCCTCGCCGATCTTTGACGCGTATTGCCGCCAGTCCTATCTCGACAATTTCCTGCGCGGGGGATATCCGTTTATTTTTGACAATGGGGAAGAGGGCTTCGTGGTCCATCTCTACTCCCGCAAGCATGGCGATATGGAACGGGATTATAACTTCTTCTCGCTGGCCCCCGAATATTATTCGCAGGGGAACGGGAATTTCCGCGATATGAACCAGAACCGCCGGAATGACGTCTTTTTCCATCCCAAGGTGGGCAGCTTCAATATCAAAATGTTCTATAGCCTGATTCAGGCGGACGGCTACAACCCGCTCAGTGTGCAGGGCACCAGCTTCGAGATTCTGCCGGGTGCGGAAGAGCAGCTTAAGGCATGGCTGGACGGGGCGCTTGCGGAGCAGCATGCGGGACTTACACAGCTCCTGGCCGGACGCTTCACCGCAGGCAGTCTGATTAACTATATTGCCGATCAGCAGATCGTGTTAACCCTAAGTGAGCAGGAATTCCTCAGCGGGGTGCTTGCGTTGTCGCAGCAGAACATTGAAGCCGCCTTCGGCGAAGGGTTCTGGTCGGATCACTGGACGTATAATCTGGACCTGGTGGAAGGCTATCTGGATATTTATCCTGAGCGCCTTGGGGAGCTGCTGTTCGGGGATGAGACGTATGCGTTCTACGACTCTCCAGCCTATGTCCTGCCGCGCAGCGAGAAGTACGTGATTAGCGGCGGCAAGGTGCGGCAGTTCGGAGCTCTGCTGGAGGATGAGGAGAAGCTGCATAAGCTGAAGCGCAAGGCATCCGGTACCGAGTGGCTGCGCACACAAGGCGGGCACGGGGAGATCTACCGGACCAGCTTATTTGTGAAAATGCTGTCGCTCGCCCTGAACAAATTCGCCACGCTTGACCCGTATGGCATGGGTGTGGAGATGGAGGCGAACAAGCCAGGCTGGAACGATGCGATGAACGGGCTGCCGGGCCTGATCGGCTCCGGGATGAGCGAGACGCTGGAGCTGAAGCGGATGCTGGTCTTCATGTCGGAAGCGCTGGAGAACTGTGCGGAGCTTCCTTCCGCAGTTGCTCTCCCGTCGGAGATCGCGGCGCTGCTGACACAGGTAGGCCAGGCTGTAACGGAAGTGCTGGACGGTTCGCTGGACCCATTCCTGTACTGGGACCGCATAGCCTCGGCACGTGAGGCTTACCGGGCAGACATCCGCTTTGGGATTACCGGCGAAACTACGGACTACTCTGTTGCCGAGATCCGCGATATGCTGGCCCGGTGTATCATCAAGGTGGATCAGGGGATTGCGCGTGCGGTGGAGATGGGCGGCGGACTGGTGCCCACCTATTTCCGTTTCGAGGCTACGCGCTTCCGGCCGGTCACGGATGCTGCCGGAGCGCTGGTCATCAGCGGCTATGGACTGCCTAAGGCAGTAGTGGAGGAATTCGAGGCTTCGGCGCTGCCGTATTTCCTGGAAGGTCCAACCCGCTGGCTCAAAACTCTAGATGATCTTGAGACTGCCAAGGATATATACAGCCGGGTGAAGCAGAGCGGGCTGTTCGATCCGGTCACCTCGATGTACCGCACTTCGGTATCGCTGGAGGAAGAGGGGCACGAGATCGGACGCATCCGGGCCTTCACCGCCGGGTGGCAGGAGCGGGAATCCAACTTCCTGCATATGTCGTATAAATATCTGCTGGAGCTGCTGAAGGCGGGGCTGTATGAAGAATTCTACAGTGAGCTGAGAACGTCGCTGATTCCGTTCCTTGATCCGGAGGTCTATGGACGCAGTACGCTGGAGAATTCGTCGTTCATCTCCACGGGCGGCAACCCTGACCCGAATACACACGGACGGGGGTTCGTTGCCCGGCTGAGCGGCTCCACGGCCGAGTTCCTGAGCATGTGGAGAACGATGATGGCAGGCAGCAGCCTGTTTGCTATCGAGAATGGCGAGTTGACTCTGGCGCTGCATCCGGCCCTTCCCGGCTGGCTGTTCGACGAGCAGGGAGAGGTCTCCTTCAAGCTGCTGGGCAGCACGGAAGTAACGTATGTGAATCCGCATCATGCGGATACCTTCGGTGACAGCAAGGCGGTTATTCAGACGCTGGCACTGACCTTCCGGGACGGTATGGAGCGCGTAATTACCGGCGGCTTGCTGCGCGGCGCAGATGCCGAGGCCTTGCGGCGCGGGGAGATCGCCGCGATCCGTGCGGAGATGGAATAA
- a CDS encoding HNH endonuclease codes for MTEITTLPPSKKCAYCHQLKPLSEFRRRTGKRAKGMSRRGACRECRKLREAEASLPPVHSSAAPALPERQAGPASPLKRDKGPVSTSGAAAPEKAKPPMAQPRPASRPERARDARGSAGTAGLKGKARPRHAAETGRSLPQQRGPKPDPQDASALIPSAKGMILMRGHSDKGRRWHQEIDLELAVTLVKEHAAIVVNRRTIRRLYSNKDFRAYILTRDNYTCYFCGQYGDTIDHLLPRAKGGHTTPDNCVCACNLCNQTKADQSVEQFMSR; via the coding sequence ATGACTGAGATTACAACTCTACCTCCATCCAAAAAATGCGCGTACTGCCATCAGCTGAAGCCGCTCTCTGAATTCCGCAGACGCACAGGCAAGCGCGCCAAAGGCATGTCCCGGCGCGGCGCGTGCCGGGAATGCCGCAAGCTCCGCGAGGCCGAAGCTTCCTTGCCTCCAGTGCATTCAAGCGCAGCGCCTGCCTTGCCGGAGCGCCAGGCCGGACCGGCCAGCCCCCTTAAGCGGGACAAGGGGCCGGTCTCTACCTCCGGGGCAGCGGCGCCCGAGAAGGCAAAGCCGCCCATGGCCCAGCCCCGTCCAGCCTCCCGGCCGGAGCGTGCCCGGGACGCCAGAGGCAGCGCGGGCACGGCCGGCCTTAAGGGCAAGGCGCGTCCACGGCATGCCGCCGAGACCGGGCGCAGCCTTCCGCAGCAGCGCGGGCCGAAGCCCGATCCGCAGGATGCCTCTGCTCTGATTCCTTCAGCCAAGGGCATGATTCTCATGCGCGGGCACAGCGATAAGGGCCGCCGCTGGCATCAGGAGATCGACCTTGAGCTTGCCGTGACACTGGTCAAGGAGCATGCGGCCATCGTCGTGAACCGGCGGACGATCCGCCGCTTATACAGCAACAAGGACTTCCGCGCCTATATTTTGACGAGGGACAACTATACCTGTTATTTCTGCGGCCAATACGGGGATACCATTGATCATCTGCTCCCCCGCGCCAAGGGCGGGCATACTACGCCGGATAACTGCGTCTGTGCCTGCAATTTATGCAATCAGACGAAGGCCGACCAGTCGGTGGAGCAATTCATGAGCCGGTAA
- a CDS encoding glycoside hydrolase family 30 protein codes for MTTVQTVVTAKDTGDRLSPKDGIQFSAEGAAAKADIVLHPEQAFQTIIGFGGAFTEAAAYTLSRMSPAKRTEVIRRYFDPVDGLNYSMGRVHIHSCDFALGNYTYVEDGDTELKTFDISRDHKWVLPLIKDAMEVRGEPFTMLASPWSPPAWMKTNGEMNNGGSLKPEYAPVWARYYTKFIEAYRKEGVPVWAVSVQNEPAAVQTWDSCVYSAEEERDFVKTHLGPVMHEAGMGDVNIVIWDHNRDIMVERVTPILSDPEAAQYVWGTGIHWYGGEEFGNVKQVHELFPDKHVLFTEGCQEGGVRLGEWFTGERYGRNMIGDLNAWTEGYLDWNLVLDETGGPNHVGNLCDAPVIADTATDEVHYNSSYYYIGHFSKFIAPGAVRIGLDSAAADVLSAAFRNPDGSLAVVLMNEGGEARTLTLGLGAETAECTLPAHSIATHLITQG; via the coding sequence ATGACAACCGTTCAAACCGTAGTCACCGCCAAAGATACAGGAGATCGCCTGAGTCCCAAGGATGGCATTCAGTTCAGCGCAGAGGGCGCAGCGGCAAAAGCAGATATCGTGCTGCACCCGGAGCAGGCGTTCCAGACCATTATTGGTTTTGGCGGCGCATTCACAGAAGCAGCGGCTTATACCTTGTCCCGGATGAGTCCTGCGAAGCGCACAGAGGTCATCCGGCGGTATTTTGACCCGGTAGACGGGCTGAATTACAGTATGGGCCGTGTGCATATCCATAGCTGCGACTTCGCACTCGGCAATTATACGTATGTGGAGGATGGGGATACGGAGCTTAAGACCTTCGATATCTCGCGTGACCATAAGTGGGTTCTGCCGCTGATTAAGGATGCTATGGAGGTCCGGGGCGAACCGTTCACCATGCTGGCCTCCCCGTGGAGCCCGCCTGCCTGGATGAAGACGAACGGGGAGATGAACAACGGCGGCTCGCTGAAGCCGGAGTATGCGCCGGTCTGGGCGCGGTATTACACCAAATTCATCGAGGCCTACCGCAAGGAAGGCGTTCCGGTCTGGGCTGTCTCTGTACAGAATGAGCCTGCAGCGGTGCAGACCTGGGATTCCTGTGTGTACAGTGCGGAGGAAGAGCGTGATTTTGTCAAAACCCATCTCGGCCCCGTGATGCACGAAGCCGGAATGGGCGATGTGAACATCGTAATCTGGGATCATAACCGCGACATTATGGTCGAGCGTGTGACCCCGATTCTGTCAGACCCGGAAGCTGCACAGTATGTCTGGGGGACCGGTATCCACTGGTACGGCGGCGAGGAGTTCGGCAATGTGAAGCAGGTGCATGAGCTTTTCCCGGATAAGCATGTGCTGTTCACCGAAGGCTGCCAGGAGGGCGGCGTGCGTCTGGGAGAATGGTTCACGGGCGAGCGCTATGGCCGCAATATGATCGGCGATCTGAATGCCTGGACCGAAGGTTACCTGGACTGGAATCTGGTGCTGGATGAGACAGGCGGGCCGAACCATGTGGGCAATCTCTGCGATGCTCCGGTGATCGCGGATACGGCTACTGACGAGGTCCACTACAACAGCTCGTATTACTACATCGGGCATTTCAGCAAATTCATCGCTCCGGGTGCGGTGCGGATCGGCCTGGATTCGGCGGCGGCAGATGTGCTGTCGGCAGCGTTCCGCAATCCGGACGGCAGTCTCGCTGTGGTGCTGATGAACGAAGGCGGGGAAGCACGTACGCTGACGCTGGGACTGGGCGCTGAGACCGCCGAATGTACGCTGCCTGCGCACTCTATCGCGACACATCTGATTACGCAGGGGTAG
- a CDS encoding LacI family DNA-binding transcriptional regulator, producing the protein MTTIYDIAKRTGYSPTTVSKAFNNYSDVREKTREEILRTAREMGYLPNAHARTLTTKKSWTIGVLFVENTGAGIRHPFFSAVIESFKQVAVAKGYALMFISKDVGGKQSGYLENCRIRGVDGVVVFLSDYDDPYFRELLESDIPTVVLDFETELSHTVCSDNMTGALQAVEYLASLGHRRIAHISGGGNTYPGQQRELGYRTAMKQQGLEVPDEYVAEGAFYALENGYGAMKRLLALPQRPTAVFASGDLLALGAVMAAKDQGLAVPEDVSVMGYDDIELAGYVTPALTTVRQNTEMLGTRAAELLLASMNGPGTAQEALVLPVEIIVRDSCAPPRM; encoded by the coding sequence ATGACCACGATATACGATATTGCCAAAAGGACCGGCTACTCACCAACCACAGTGTCCAAGGCGTTCAATAACTATTCCGATGTGCGGGAGAAGACGCGTGAGGAGATTCTGCGTACCGCCCGGGAGATGGGGTATCTTCCCAATGCGCATGCACGTACACTGACGACCAAGAAATCCTGGACCATCGGTGTGCTGTTTGTGGAGAATACGGGGGCGGGAATCCGCCATCCTTTTTTCAGCGCAGTGATTGAGAGCTTCAAGCAGGTTGCCGTAGCCAAGGGCTATGCCCTCATGTTCATCTCGAAGGATGTAGGCGGCAAGCAGAGCGGATATCTGGAGAACTGCCGGATTCGCGGCGTCGACGGGGTGGTAGTGTTCCTCTCTGATTATGATGACCCGTATTTCCGGGAGCTGCTGGAGAGTGATATTCCGACCGTGGTGCTCGATTTCGAGACGGAGCTGTCGCATACAGTCTGCTCGGATAATATGACGGGTGCGCTGCAGGCCGTGGAGTATCTGGCCAGTCTTGGACACCGCCGGATTGCCCATATCTCGGGAGGCGGGAACACCTATCCGGGACAGCAGCGGGAGCTGGGGTACAGAACGGCGATGAAGCAGCAGGGACTTGAGGTGCCGGATGAATATGTGGCTGAGGGAGCCTTCTACGCGCTGGAGAATGGTTATGGTGCAATGAAGCGTCTGCTGGCGTTGCCGCAGCGGCCGACGGCTGTTTTTGCTTCGGGTGACTTGCTGGCCCTGGGTGCGGTAATGGCGGCCAAGGATCAGGGGCTTGCGGTGCCGGAGGATGTCTCTGTGATGGGTTATGACGACATTGAGCTTGCCGGATACGTTACGCCTGCGCTGACCACTGTACGCCAGAATACCGAAATGCTGGGGACCCGGGCGGCGGAGCTGCTGCTGGCATCTATGAACGGTCCAGGTACGGCACAGGAAGCACTTGTGCTGCCTGTGGAGATTATTGTGAGGGATTCCTGCGCACCGCCGCGCATGTGA
- a CDS encoding YwbE family protein, whose amino-acid sequence MNGQVRADIRPGIQVDIVLKQDQATGKLTHGTVKDILTNSPRHPHGIKVRLADGQVGRVKNITGS is encoded by the coding sequence ATGAACGGACAAGTAAGAGCCGATATCCGCCCCGGCATTCAGGTAGACATCGTACTGAAGCAGGATCAGGCAACCGGCAAGCTCACGCACGGCACAGTGAAAGACATCCTGACCAACTCGCCCCGCCATCCGCACGGGATCAAGGTGCGGCTAGCGGACGGCCAGGTTGGACGGGTCAAGAACATTACCGGCTCATGA